Within the Candidatus Paceibacterota bacterium genome, the region AAACCCATTTTACAATTTTATTTGACGAAATCCAAATACGCAAAGTAAAAAAAGCAATTAAAAAAACAATCAACTCGTCCAGCATATAAAAGAAAACAAAAATTGAAATATAAAAAAGATATTGAAGTGACGACAAAGCAGAATCTGCTAAAATTCCAGCAAATAAAAGAGGCACTGCCGCAGAACATGGGAATTCAACAATTGTTATCAAAAATGCAAATAAAAGAACGATGCCAAGAATTATAAAAATATTTTCTGATTTTTCAAGAGATTCCTTCAGGCGTCTTGAAAATTTAGAACCGATTTTTTGCCCAGTTTCTATTTCACAAGTCGGGCCCGTTTTTCTAGATCTTAAAAACTGCCTTAAAAAATATATTCCTCCTCCAAATGCCAAAATACTAATTATAATTTGCATTATCTTCATATAAGGAGTAATGGCAGAAAAAAGCTTATACCAAAGAACTATTAAAAAACCATAGACAATCGAAGTAGTCAAAATAAAAGCGCCTCCTAAAATTAAAATTCTTTTTCTTGACTTTAAAGCCAAAACTAAGCCCAAAATTAAAACAAGAGCACCAAGAGAACAAACATTAAAACCGTCTAAAACTCCCAAAATAACAGCCAATGCTGGCAAAGAATAATTTTTGAGATTTATCTCTCCTATAATCGGCAAATTTATTCTTTTTTGAAGCGTATTAGAACTTGAAGTTGGCTTTGATTTTTCGGTTTGCCTTATAATAGAACTTTCAATCTGGCTTCCAATATTATTTTCATTATCAAAACCGATAAAATAGTCCTCTCCAATAAAAGTATCTGGCACAGCTCCCCAATCGCTTTGCGGAACATTATATTTTTTATAAAAGTCATTCAAAAGTTCTATGTTCTCTTCAAAAATATAATAATTGAATTTTACATCTGGATACTTGTTTTTAATCTTATCTAAAAAATCTTTTTCCACTGCGCAATGAGGACAAGTCTTACTATAAAAAAAATCAACTTCCAATTGAGGTTCCTTTGCTATACTCAAAGAAGGAAACAATAAAGTTCCTAAAAATAAAAAAATAATCAAGGTTAATATCGCTTTCTTAAACATTTCGTTATTTCTTTATTTTATTTAGATCTTCTAATAACCCTTTAATTTTTATATTATAGTTTTCGCAAACATCTCGAAGACGCAATTTTTCCATTTCCATTTTTGCGAAAGGACAAGTAATACAAGGAACATTGTGTTTTGATAATACTTCTTTGGCGCCTTTTATTTCTAATAAATCTTTTAGAGTTGTATCTTTGGTAATTTTTATGGTTTTCATTTCACAAATAAATTACAGTAACAATGTTCATCTTTTTTTATTTCTTCTTTATGATAAATACAAGGACAAATTATTTTCTTATCTTCTTCTTTATTGTTAGTCACTCTACGACAAGGGCAATATTTCTGACCGAATTTTCCCTCTCGCAAAAGTAAACTTTTAACGATATTTTCCACGATTTTTTTGTTAGGATTTAATTTAAAACCATTCTCTTTGGCATATTTTTCATATTCTTTAATTAATTTCTCAATTTCATTCATATTTTTATTAAATATTTTCCTCGAGCCATTGCTTAATTACTTCTTCTTTCTGAACGCCAATAAAAAAAGAAATTGGCTTTCCGTCTTTAAACAACATTACAGTAGGAATTTGCTGCACTTGGTAATTATCTGCTGTTAAGGGAGCTTCATCGATATCTACTTTTGCAAAAACTAATTTACCCTCAAATTCTTTTAAGATTTTATCAAGTATAGGGGATAAAAATTTGCAAGGAGTACACCAGGTAGTCCAAAAATCAACCACTACTGGCTTTTTACTCTTTAAAACTGATTCCCCAAAATTTTCATCATTTAAAATCAACGGATCCATATATTTAAAAATTATTCTTCGGTTTTTTCAATTGCTCCAACAGAACAAACTTCTATACATTTTCCACATTTTTGACATTTTTCTTGGTTAATTTCTGCTTTGCCATCTTCTTTAATTTCAATCGCTTGATTTGGACATTCCGTAATACAAGCTCCACAACCCACGCATTGATCTTTATTTATTTTGGGCATGTTTTTTTTAATTTAGTAATCTTGATAATTATTTTAAAAACGACTTTTCTTTGTAGTTTTAAGTTTATGTTTTTTAAAAAAAATTTCAAGTTTCTATTTAAACAAAAAACGCTTTCACCTTAGCGTCTTTTGTGGTCCCAAGAGGGAAAATATCCTAGAATTAACTTCCCAGGTGGGAACTCGCAATGTAATATCCTGGACGAACCAGTGAATATTACAAAATTTAGAATTCCCTGCTTTTTGTAAATAGTCCAGGAATTTTCCTGTCCCAGGACCATTAATATTATCTAAAAATAAAAAGGTGCTTGTCAATAGATTTTATATTTGGGAATCTTTAAGCTTTTTGTAAATAGTGTGGTTATTTTTTTCTATACTCTGCTTCATCTTCGATTAAGCCATTTAAAATTTTATCTACCATTTCTATTTCTTCTAAAATTCCCTCAATTAAATCATAATTTTTTGCTTCTTTGTAAGTAACCCATGTATATTCCACGCTATCTTCATCTAATTTTACTTCTCCTGACTTATATGGAGCGAAAAAACTTAAAACCACAACAGGAACGCCATCAGGCCTGATAAATGCCATATTTAAAAGATATTTTATCTTCCCAACCTCAAGATTTGATTCTTCTTTTATTTCTCTTCTTAGTGATTTTTCGATTGCAAAATACCAAGTATCAGAAGTTGTTTTTTTGGTATTTATATAATCATCAACTTCAAGTCCGCCCCCAGGAACAGTCCATTTATTTGGATAAGCTTTCTTTTTGGGGCTACGTTTTAATAAGAGATACCTATTGTCTTTATAAATAATTGCAGTGGGGACAACGCGATGTAATTCGTTATCTTTAATTTCCATTAGATTAGCAAAAAATTTTTGCTAGTTGTTTTATCATTGAAACTACAACTGGCTGGGGTAACAAACTAAAAGATTCTTCTCCTTTGTCATCTAAAAACGTCCAGGGTTTTTCTTTTATTTTTATTTTTTCTGTATTATCTTTTTCAAAAACATATTCAGGAGTAATCTCATAATCATCAATATATTCTTTAGCTTTTGAAACTGGAATCGAATTCCTTAAAAGGACTTTTGGAACTCCATGAAGAGAAAAAGCATGTTCCATAAGTTCTTGGTCTAACTTTAGTCTTTCTTTTATCGGTTCAATTCCAGCTTCATCACCCTCTTTTAGAACCATTTTTTCGCCATTACAATTTGGATTATCACATCCTATATAAAATTCTTTTTTTTCGTCATCAAAACCAACTTTTGATGTCACTAATAGTTTTAAATTTCTTGAAGTTTGACAAATAGGGCAAACTCTCCTCCATTTAATTCTTTCATCAATAACTTTTTCTGGAACATCAATTAAAATAAAAACGTCCGGATCGTCTCTGTATCCTACTAGGTCCCTAAAAAACAAAGAAAGATTAACTTGATTTAAGTCTCTCGGAAATCCATCTATAAAAAGAGATTTTTTCTCTCTCTTCCTTATCTCTCTCTTAACCAAAGCTAAAATAAGCTCTGTTGGTAGGAGAATTTTTGTGCTTCTTCCCTCAAGGGAAGATATAATTTCCTCTAAAGAAAACTGTCCTCGATAATTTTTTTCCAAAAACTTAATTAATTCTTCTTTTTTTTCTTTATCTGCTAATTCTTTATCTATCCCTCTTATCATATCTCCAATTGAAAAATGATCTATCCTCTCTGGCATAACAATTTCAGAAAACATCTTTGCATAAGTACCTTTACCTGAATTTTTCTTACCAAGTAAATAAGCAATAAACGTATTTTCTTTAAAAAATTCCCTTAATTGTTTTATTTCTTTCCCCACTTTCAATTCAAAATATTCTTCTTGCTCTTTTGGATTTGTCAAATTAAATTTTCTGTCAATGCCTTCTATTCTTGTTTTAAAAATCGGAGAATCCATAATTTTTACCGTTTGAAATTATTTTTATGTCTTTATTTTTATCCGTCCTAAGCGTTTTTATATCATATTTTTCTAATCTTTCCAACACCTCCCTTGTTGGATGACCATAGCTATTTTTACCGACTGAAATTACAGCTACCCCTGGTATAATTTCTGCCAAAAATTTATCAGAAGTAGAATATTTACTCCCGTGATGTGCCACCTTTAAGATATCACTCTTCAGCAAAAAATTATCTAAAATTAATTTTTCTTCAATTTTATCTGATATATCTCCAGTAAAAAGAAAGCTGGTTTCTTCAAAAATTAATTTCCCAACAATAGAAAAATCATTTATGTCGCTACTAAAAAAGTCTTTAGCGGGCCAAAAAATCAAAAAATAAACTTCGCCCGGAAAAGAAATTTTCTGCCCCTGCTTTGCAAATATAATTTTACTCCCTTCTTCTCTTACTGCTTCTTTAAAGTTAACATACAATTCTTTTTTCTCTTCTTTTCCTTTAATTTCTGGCATCAAAACCTTCTCAACTTCAAAAACGTCGAAAACTTCGAAAAGTCCTGTGACATGATCTTTGTCGGGATGGGTTAAAATTATCATTTCAATTTTTCTGTCAAAAAAAGGCATCTCTTTTGCAATTTTCGAAACAACGTCCTGCGATAACCCTCCATCAATTATAATTTGGTTTGAGTTTGGCATCTCAATTAAAATAGAATCTCCCTCTCCAACATCAAAAAAATTAACCTCAACAATTGATTCACTTACTTGTTTGTAATTTAAAATAAATTGCCATAAACAAAAATTGGCAATTCCAATTAAAATCAAAAAAACTATTCCAATTTTAACTTTAATCTGCATGTTCAAATTTTTTTTAATAAAGTTGAAGTATTTTTCGCTTTTTCCGAAACAACAAAGTTCCAATAATAAAATAAAAAACCAAGATAAAAACAATGGGGATTTTAAAAGAAATGGTGGCAACTGGCAAAGAAGATATAAAATTTACAACAAAAACAACGAAAGAGAAAATAATTTTTAAAACAAAAGACAAATAAATTGCAAGATAAGGGGAAAACAACGCCAGGGTTAAAAATAAAAATCCACTTATAAGTAACGTTGGTAAAAACGGTACAACTAAAATATTTGAAATTGGTGCTAAAACCGGAATCTTACCAAAATTAAAAATTAAAACCGGGAGACAAAGAACTTGGGCTGCTAAAGTTAAACAAATTAGCTTTTTAATTTCTGAATTTTCTGCCTTTAACCATTTCTCAAAAATTGGTAAAAGAAAAATTATTCCAAGAGCCGCAAGAAAAGATAACTGAAAACCAACGTCTCTTGCTAAAATCAAAGGATTTAAAATAACCATTGCAGTGGCAGCAAAAACAATCGAACGAACAGACCGAGAAAGTCGACCTATCGCCCAACCAATATATAAAAAAATACCCATAATTCCAGCTCTTATTGCAGAAGACGACATCCCAATTAGTAGAATGTAAAAAAATAAAAGAATTAAAGAAAAAATCGTAGCCTCTCGCCTCCAAAATCCTAAAAAAAGAAAAAAGAAAAGAAAAATTCCTAAAATAATCATAATATGCATTCCAGAGATTGCCACAATATGGGAAAGACCAGAGACCGAAAGCTTTTCTTTAAAATTATCAGAAAGCCTGCTTTTGTCTCCTAAAGTAATTGCAGATAAAATTGCTCCTTCTGGAGTTGGTAAAATTTTCGCCCTTTCTTTTAATTGTTCTTTAAATAAAAAAATGATGGATAAAACCGAATTTCCATGATTAGAAGATAAAACTTTAATTTCAGGATAAAACATCAAAGAATAGATTCTCTTTCCTCTAAGATATTCTTTATAATTAAATTCAGGCGTAAAATTTTCTGGCTCTTTAATTTCCTCCTTTAATAAAATTTTATCTCCATATTTTACTTTACTCCCTACTTCCAAGAAAGCTAATAAATTACCCTTCACAACTTTTTCCCCCACCCTTTCAACTTTAATCGTAGCTTCAATACTTTTTTCTTTATTTTGCAACTCTTTTAAAATAATACCCTCAACAGAAAACTTACCTTTGTTATTATAATAATGAATATCTTTTTCTGTTGGAAAAATTTCTGACTCAAATTTTTCTTGCCAAAAAGCACCAAATAAAAAGACTAACAAACAAAGTCCAATTATCGCAAGTTTCCTTTTATAAAAAACAATAAAAATTATAAATCCTGTAACTAAAAACAGAAGATAAAAAATAAAATTTGGAGTAAAAAACGATGCTAAAAATGTCCCAAATAAAAAAGCAATGCAAAAATAAAAAAACACTTTTGAAAAAGTCATAATTTTTTGGTATTATAACAAAGAATAAACAGAAGGTAGAGAGTAGAAATTAACGTTAGGTTTTATTTACTATTAGTTTTTTGCTATTTGTAATTCATGTCCGGGGTATAGTGTAACGGCTAGCACGAGTCCTTTGGGAGGATTTAGTCTGAGTTCGAATCTCAGTACCCCGAAAGTTGCATAATAAAAAGGTCAAAAATAAAAATATTAACTTTATGGAAAATAAAAAAATGGCTAAATGCCACGACTGCCAAGAAGAAATAATAATAGAAAATAAAGAAATAAAAAATGGCGTTATTCTTTTATATAAAGATGGTGATAAAAATATAGAGGTCTTTAAGTGTAATAACTGCTTTAAGAAAAATTCGGCTCTAACAAATTACAAAAACTGTGAAGTATATTCAAGAATCGTAGGATATTTAAGACCAGTCCAGCAATGGAATGTTGGTAAACAACAAGAATTTAAGGAAAGAGAGAATTATAAACTTTAGCAATAATATTTTAATCAATATTGGTTTTTCGGTTTGCTGTCTATATTTAACCTCTTTAAGGAGGTTTTATTTTGAACAAATTTCGTTTAGAATATACCAATAGCGAACAAAAATGCTAAAATGATGGAGGAGGATGTAAAAAAGAAAAAAATATTGTTAGTAGAAGACGATCCTTTTATCGCTGATATTTATATAACATATCTTAAAAAGGAAGGCTTTGAAGTGGCTTATGCAAAAGATGGCGCAGAATGTCTTTCAAAAATAAACGATCACGGCGAAGAATTTGATTTACTAGTATTAGACCTTCTATTGCCTAATATTGATGGCTTTGAAGTTTTAAAAAGAATAAAAGAAAAAAATATCAATATATCTGTCGTAGCATTAAGCAATCTTAGTGGTAAAGAAGATATAGAACGGGCGTTATCGCTTGGCGCGAAAGATTATTTTATAAAAACAAAATTCCGTCCAAAGGAAATAGTTGAAAAATTAAAAAATTATTTGTAATAATTTACATTAAGGAATACTTAATTAAATAAGCGGGTATCGTATAGCGGCATTACCCGGCCCTTCCAAGGCCGTGACACGGGTTCGAGTCCCGTTACCCGCTCAAAATTATACTAATTAATAATTTCTTTTATAATTCCTCCTCCCAAA harbors:
- a CDS encoding thioredoxin family protein, whose product is MFKKAILTLIIFLFLGTLLFPSLSIAKEPQLEVDFFYSKTCPHCAVEKDFLDKIKNKYPDVKFNYYIFEENIELLNDFYKKYNVPQSDWGAVPDTFIGEDYFIGFDNENNIGSQIESSIIRQTEKSKPTSSSNTLQKRINLPIIGEINLKNYSLPALAVILGVLDGFNVCSLGALVLILGLVLALKSRKRILILGGAFILTTSIVYGFLIVLWYKLFSAITPYMKIMQIIISILAFGGGIYFLRQFLRSRKTGPTCEIETGQKIGSKFSRRLKESLEKSENIFIILGIVLLFAFLITIVEFPCSAAVPLLFAGILADSALSSLQYLFYISIFVFFYMLDELIVFLIAFFTLRIWISSNKIVKWVSLLEAIILFLISFYYLFGL
- a CDS encoding ferredoxin-thioredoxin reductase catalytic domain-containing protein, which codes for MNEIEKLIKEYEKYAKENGFKLNPNKKIVENIVKSLLLREGKFGQKYCPCRRVTNNKEEDKKIICPCIYHKEEIKKDEHCYCNLFVK
- the trxA gene encoding thioredoxin, which gives rise to MDPLILNDENFGESVLKSKKPVVVDFWTTWCTPCKFLSPILDKILKEFEGKLVFAKVDIDEAPLTADNYQVQQIPTVMLFKDGKPISFFIGVQKEEVIKQWLEENI
- a CDS encoding 4Fe-4S binding protein; this translates as MPKINKDQCVGCGACITECPNQAIEIKEDGKAEINQEKCQKCGKCIEVCSVGAIEKTEE
- a CDS encoding NUDIX domain-containing protein: MEIKDNELHRVVPTAIIYKDNRYLLLKRSPKKKAYPNKWTVPGGGLEVDDYINTKKTTSDTWYFAIEKSLRREIKEESNLEVGKIKYLLNMAFIRPDGVPVVVLSFFAPYKSGEVKLDEDSVEYTWVTYKEAKNYDLIEGILEEIEMVDKILNGLIEDEAEYRKK
- a CDS encoding nucleoside monophosphate kinase — translated: MDSPIFKTRIEGIDRKFNLTNPKEQEEYFELKVGKEIKQLREFFKENTFIAYLLGKKNSGKGTYAKMFSEIVMPERIDHFSIGDMIRGIDKELADKEKKEELIKFLEKNYRGQFSLEEIISSLEGRSTKILLPTELILALVKREIRKREKKSLFIDGFPRDLNQVNLSLFFRDLVGYRDDPDVFILIDVPEKVIDERIKWRRVCPICQTSRNLKLLVTSKVGFDDEKKEFYIGCDNPNCNGEKMVLKEGDEAGIEPIKERLKLDQELMEHAFSLHGVPKVLLRNSIPVSKAKEYIDDYEITPEYVFEKDNTEKIKIKEKPWTFLDDKGEESFSLLPQPVVVSMIKQLAKIFC
- a CDS encoding MBL fold metallo-hydrolase, with the translated sequence MQIKVKIGIVFLILIGIANFCLWQFILNYKQVSESIVEVNFFDVGEGDSILIEMPNSNQIIIDGGLSQDVVSKIAKEMPFFDRKIEMIILTHPDKDHVTGLFEVFDVFEVEKVLMPEIKGKEEKKELYVNFKEAVREEGSKIIFAKQGQKISFPGEVYFLIFWPAKDFFSSDINDFSIVGKLIFEETSFLFTGDISDKIEEKLILDNFLLKSDILKVAHHGSKYSTSDKFLAEIIPGVAVISVGKNSYGHPTREVLERLEKYDIKTLRTDKNKDIKIISNGKNYGFSDF
- a CDS encoding ComEC/Rec2 family competence protein; the protein is MTFSKVFFYFCIAFLFGTFLASFFTPNFIFYLLFLVTGFIIFIVFYKRKLAIIGLCLLVFLFGAFWQEKFESEIFPTEKDIHYYNNKGKFSVEGIILKELQNKEKSIEATIKVERVGEKVVKGNLLAFLEVGSKVKYGDKILLKEEIKEPENFTPEFNYKEYLRGKRIYSLMFYPEIKVLSSNHGNSVLSIIFLFKEQLKERAKILPTPEGAILSAITLGDKSRLSDNFKEKLSVSGLSHIVAISGMHIMIILGIFLFFFLFLGFWRREATIFSLILLFFYILLIGMSSSAIRAGIMGIFLYIGWAIGRLSRSVRSIVFAATAMVILNPLILARDVGFQLSFLAALGIIFLLPIFEKWLKAENSEIKKLICLTLAAQVLCLPVLIFNFGKIPVLAPISNILVVPFLPTLLISGFLFLTLALFSPYLAIYLSFVLKIIFSFVVFVVNFISSLPVATISFKIPIVFILVFYFIIGTLLFRKKRKILQLY
- a CDS encoding anaerobic ribonucleoside-triphosphate reductase — encoded protein: MHNKKVKNKNINFMENKKMAKCHDCQEEIIIENKEIKNGVILLYKDGDKNIEVFKCNNCFKKNSALTNYKNCEVYSRIVGYLRPVQQWNVGKQQEFKERENYKL
- a CDS encoding response regulator, encoding MMEEDVKKKKILLVEDDPFIADIYITYLKKEGFEVAYAKDGAECLSKINDHGEEFDLLVLDLLLPNIDGFEVLKRIKEKNINISVVALSNLSGKEDIERALSLGAKDYFIKTKFRPKEIVEKLKNYL